The sequence TCTTATTTTGGTGGCCATTCTGACCAAGGTGGCCTATAAACCGCTGATGCAGGCACTGGCCGACCGGCAGGCCCGCATTGCCGAGAGCATTGCGGCGGCTGACCGGGAACGGGCGGCGGCGGAAGAGCTTCGCCGCGAGTATCAGCAGCAGCTGGCCGAGGCCCGTACCCAGGCCCAGGCCATTGTCGAAAAAGCGATGAAACTGGCGGAGCAGACCAAGGAGCAAATTCTGGAAGAAGCCCGGGCCGAACATGCTCGGCTTCTTAAGGAAGCGCAGGCCGAGATCGCCCGTGAGCGCGAGCGCGCCCTCGCGCAAATGAAAAACGAGGTGGTTTCCCTGTCCATTGCTGCCGCTACCAAAATTATCGGCCAAAACCTGGATGAAAAAGCCAACGCCAAGCTGGTAGAAGATTTTATTGACAAGCTTGACCGGCAAAAAATAGGTGGTATGCCATGCTAAAGAGCCAGTTGGCGCTGAAATACGCCCAGGCCATTTTTGAACTGGCCCAGGAAAAAGGCATGCTGGACGAGGTGGAAAAACAGCTCACCCTGGTTGAAAGCACTATTTCCAGCCATAACGACCTGGCCACCCTGTTTTATCACCCGCGCGTGCCGGCGGAAGCGAAAAAAGACACCATCCGCAAGGTTTTTGGCAGTGAGCTGACCGAATATGTGCGCAACTTTCTCCTGCTGCTTGTTGACAAACGCCGGGAGACGGCCTTGCGCGCCATTGTCCACGAGTTTATCCAGTTGGCCAATCAAGCCCGCAATATCGTTGAAGCCCAGGTCACGACCGCCCGACCCCTCAGCCCTGAAGCGCAGCAGGCTTTGGCGGCCAAACTCAGCGCCGTGACCGGCCGCAATGTGGCCCTTAAAACCGCTGTGGACGACTCCATCCTTGGCGGTGTTGTCGTAAAAATTGGCGACAAGCTGATCGACGGCAGCGTGGCGCGTCAGCTCAACTCGCTGAAAGCGGCGCTGCTTAGCACTGAACTGACTAAGATTGGGGTGACAGACTAGCATGAAGATGAGGCCAGAAGAAATAACGGCTATCATTAAGCAGCAGATAGAGCGCTATCAGGTGGACCTCAATGTCGATGACGTCGGCACCGTTATCGAAGTGGGCGACGGCATTGCCCGCATCCACGGTCTCGAAAAGGCCATGGCCGGCGAACTCCTGGAATTTCCCCACGGGGTATACGGCATGGTGCTCAACCTGGAGGAAGACAGTGTCGGCGGCGTGCTCCTTGGTGGCGAAACGTTAATTAAAGAAGGCGACACGGTCCGCCGTACCGGCCGGATTATGGAAGTGCCGGTCGGCGAAGCCTTGATTGGCCGGGTCGTCAATCCGCTGGGCCAGCCGCTGGACG is a genomic window of Thermosinus carboxydivorans Nor1 containing:
- the atpH gene encoding ATP synthase F1 subunit delta → MLKSQLALKYAQAIFELAQEKGMLDEVEKQLTLVESTISSHNDLATLFYHPRVPAEAKKDTIRKVFGSELTEYVRNFLLLLVDKRRETALRAIVHEFIQLANQARNIVEAQVTTARPLSPEAQQALAAKLSAVTGRNVALKTAVDDSILGGVVVKIGDKLIDGSVARQLNSLKAALLSTELTKIGVTD
- the atpF gene encoding F0F1 ATP synthase subunit B, which produces MVELNATLIAQIINFLILVAILTKVAYKPLMQALADRQARIAESIAAADRERAAAEELRREYQQQLAEARTQAQAIVEKAMKLAEQTKEQILEEARAEHARLLKEAQAEIARERERALAQMKNEVVSLSIAAATKIIGQNLDEKANAKLVEDFIDKLDRQKIGGMPC